In Mytilus trossulus isolate FHL-02 chromosome 14, PNRI_Mtr1.1.1.hap1, whole genome shotgun sequence, a genomic segment contains:
- the LOC134695688 gene encoding protocadherin-19-like, with protein sequence MDATVCLILALCFICFQFSVQGQTVYFNVTEEQGSSYYIGNIADSAKLQVADADLKFTMLSNGYPLASQFSLDDTTSDLVTVQSLDRDMLCAFDVVCTLQLAVVAKSESTNDLFSIKVFINLKDINDNSPLFAEEFVSFELVEGTPVNTSLPLEGATDRDSGMFGVVKYGILDDVPFQAVMDTFADGRSMLKLVIIGKLDREQVASYQFQVLAYDGGEPTPNIGTAMFSITVTDINDNYPKFTQDSYNKTIYDDSLVNMVITRVFATDLDEGLNGLVRYRLSSLQTDEIISTFSINDTSGEVYLKESLITRSREYYRIIVEASDSAKQPLIAQSLVFVRVFDHHNNFPDININLLSNKPHAEISEQASQGATVAHLAVSDPDTGDNGLVTCMLTESMFRLQKFDTNEYKIVVFASLDRETEPRYNVTVVCEDTGNPPKKTNKTFIVVVLDENDNEPQFTPVTYRTHLLENNKIGVSLLQVSAADLDLDQNAKIEYILQDGAISKFSIDNETGEIFANQMLDREKQNQYIFQVFASDHGNPSLTGTGSVSILIDDVNDNAPEFRKALYSFPILENSVRNIIIGQVDAFDVDDKENGEISYSISTTKGNEVPFIVMQNGSVLVTIELDREKNESYNFQIVASDQGNSSLNTSVEVLIKVKDENDNSPVFVFPNKDNNTIIIPYKTPSNSVVGTFRAYDNDSGMNSRLSFYLNNENISDYLLLNSYNGELFLVKDLSEADIRSMTFEVVVQDHGEIPFKARQNMTINITHQVSALTDGLEKNFVVAIAISSITVFLALFIIFMIFLLRRQDIKNRTKLHESQESQSQKTNEGEEAGFIQVVSPVYYPPTYILPLPMTYTRPPPPSYTPPVLPKSVPQSTKFNTIQRSISVQQEVKTHDASLLDTSSTFTSRSWDPPLWENGEVDDVERQRNKLISIEYQRSLLRIQHCKRSNSVLTI encoded by the exons atgGATGCAACGGTTTGTCTTATACTTGCtctgtgttttatttgtttccaGTTTTCTGTTCAAGGACAAACTGTTTACTTTAATGTAACAGAAGAGCAGGGAAGTTCCTATTACATCGGAAATATTGCTGATTCGGCTAAACTCCAAGTTGCAGacgctgatttaaaatttaccatgctgtcTAACGGTTATCCTCTAGCTTCACAGTTCAGCCTCGATGATACAACCAGCGATCTAGTGACAGTCCAGTCGTTAGACAGAGATATGTTATGTGCATTTGATGTAGTATGTACACTCCAACTGGCCGTAGTGGCAAAGTCTGAAAGCACAAACGATTTATTCAGTATAAAAGTGttcattaatttaaaagatataaatgacAATTCACCACTTTTTGCGGAAGAATTCGTTAGTTTTGAACTTGTTGAAGGAACTCCTGTTAATACATCACTTCCACTGGAGGGGGCTACTGATAGAGATTCTGGGATGTTTGGTGTTGTAAAATATGGAATATTGGACGACGTACCCTTTCAAGCAGTAATGGACACCTTTGCGGATGGTAGATCCATGTTAAAACTAGTAATTATAGGAAAACTAGATCGGGAACAAGTAGCCTCTTATCAGTTTCAAGTGTTAGCATACGACGGAGGTGAGCCTACACCAAATATTGGAACTGCCATGTTCAGTATAACGGTAACCGACATAAACGATAATTACCCAAAGTTTACACAAGATTCGTACAATAAAACGATCTACGATGACAGTCTGGTAAACATGGTTATAACGCGTGTGTTTGCTACAGATTTAGATGAAGGACTGAACGGATTAGTGAGGTACAGGTTAAGCTCCTTACAGACAGACGAGATCATATCAACGTTTTCTATAAATGATACTTCCGGTGAAGTTTACCTGAAAGAATCGCTAATCACGCGTTCAAGGGAATATTACAGAATAATTGTTGAAGCAAGCGATAGTGCAAAACAGCCTTTGATTGCTCAATCTTTGGTGTTTGTCAGAGTATTCGATCATCATAACAACTTCCCTGATATCAATATTAACCTTTTATCGAACAAACCACATGCTGAAATATCAGAACAAGCAAGTCAGGGTGCTACTGTTGCTCACCTGGCTGTATCGGACCCAGATACTGGGGACAATGGCCTCGTAACATGCATGCTGACGGAGAGTATGTTCAGATTACAAAAGTTTGACACGAATGAGTACAAGATTGTGGTGTTTGCCTCCCTTGATAGAGAAACAGAACCTCGTTACAATGTAACTGTTGTTTGCGAAGACACAGGAAACCcaccaaagaaaacaaataaaacatttattgttgtTGTATTGGACGAAAATGATAATGAACCTCAATTTACCCCGGTAACGTATAGGACACATTTGTTAGAAAATAACAAGATCGGTGTCAGCCTTCTTCAAGTTTCTGCTGCTGACCTAGATTTAGACCAGAACGCCAAAATTGAATACATATTGCAAGATGGTGCTATTAGTAAGTTCTCTATTGATAACGAAACGGGGGAAATATTTGCGAATCAGATGCTTGATAGAGAAAAACAGAACCAGTACATCTTCCAAGTATTTGCTTCCGATCATGGTAATCCATCTTTGACCGGAACAGGAAGTGTCTCCATTTTAATTGATGATGTTAATGATAATGCACCAGAATTTCGTAAAGCTCTTTATTCTTTtcctatattagaaaattcAGTTCGAAATATAATTATTGGACAAGTAGATGCTTTTGATGTGGACGACAAGGAAAACGGAGAAATTTCATATAGTATTTCCACAACAAAGGGAAACGAAGTCCCGTTCATTGTTATGCAGAATGGGAGTGTTTTAGTAACAATTGAACTcgacagagaaaaaaatgaaagttacaATTTCCAGATCGTTGCCTCCGATCAAGGAAATTCTTCTCTAAATACATCTGTCGAagtattaataaaagtaaaggaCGAAAACGATAATAGTCCTGTTTTTGTATTTCCTAATAAAGATAACAATACAATTATCATACCGTACAAGACTCCGTCCAACTCTGTGGTGGGGACATTCCGAGCGTATGATAACGATTCGGGAATGAATTCACGACTATCATTTTACTTGAACAATGAAAACATAAGTGATTATCTCTTGCTCAATAGCTACAATGGCGAACTATTCCTCGTTAAAGATTTATCAGAGGCGGACATCAGAAGTATGACGTTTGAAGTAGTTGTACAAGACCATGGAGAAATACCTTTCAAAGCGCGCCAaaatatgacaataaatataacacatcAAGTATCAGCTTTAACTGATGGTCTAGAGAAAAACTTCGTAGTCGCCATTGCTATTTCAAGCATCACGGTATTCTTAGcactgtttattatttttatgatttttcttcTTCGAAGACAAGACATTAAAAACCGTACCAAACTTCACGAGAGCCAGGAATCACAATCTCAGAAGACCAACGAAGGTGAAGAAGCTGGTTTTATACAAGTGGTCTCCCCTGTGTATTACCCACCTACCTATATATTACCTCTTCCTATGACGTATACTCGACCTCCTCCTCCGTCTTACACTCCACCAGTACTGCCAAAGTCGGTACCTCAATCTACCAAGTTCAATACAATCCAGAGATCCATATCAGTACag CAAGAAGTGAAGACACACGATGCCAGCTTATTAGATACGAGTTCTACTTTCACATCTCGATCCTGGGATCCGCCACTTTGGGAGAATGGTGAAGTCGATGACGTGGAACGACAACGAAATAAGCTCATTTCCATCGAATACCAAAGATCTCTACTCCGAATACAACACTGTAAACGTTCCAATTCTGTTTTG actaTTTAG
- the LOC134697065 gene encoding tripartite motif-containing protein 2-like: MTAPNVVDQIEDTFLSCSICLQCYNQPKALPCLHTFCEGCIEDYIKKFTGTGNQGSVQFPCPICRLEVTLPEGGVSAFPYNHLITSLKDTLISSSLSQNQSGSKGDRPDFPLTERPTSKKSSLTFSQRFGQFDSGPEGFVNISGLAVCPKTGRIIIADCSKNTITIYIPDGDTKNVSFKCDCSIRDVAVTKAGSILVTVSRSGNAILREYTTDGRLIAQYGDVYKSENPFGIAISKRERIIVSSLQRNRVHIFTDRKKHAFSFGTGGETLEQFLFPYYITTNSKNDIIVSDSGNHRIKVHKTDGSIRCMFGSQGSALGSLFYPMGICVDDYDNIFVADANNYRVQLFSPKGEFLACPVQNTFQLGIDVKPVCVAYTKNQLIVSLRGTRFSEIQIYDCDTSKFKSRPKVCCSCCFFRVGHTDEPLEAWS; encoded by the exons ATGACGGCTCCCAACGTCGTGGATCAAATTGAGGACACATTTCTATCGTGTTCAATATGTCTCCAGTGCTACAATCAACCAAAGGCATTGCCATGTTTACATACATTCTGTGAAGGTTGTATCGAGGACTACATAAAGAAATTCACAGGGACCGGTAACCAGGGAAGCGTCCAGTTTCCATGTCCCATATGTCGTCTG GAGGTAACCCTTCCAGAAGGTGGTGTGTCTGCATTTCCTTACAACCATCTTATAACCAGTCTAAAAGATACACTAATATCATCTTCTCTAAGCCAAAACCAATCAGGATCTAAAGGGGACAGACCAGACTTCCCCCTCACAGAAAGACCCACCTCTAAAAAGAGCTCTTTGACGTTTTCTCAGAGATTTGGGCAGTTTGATAGTGGACCCGAAGGATTTGTAAACATTTCTGGCCTTGCTGTTTGTCCAAAAACAGGAAGGATAATTATTGCTGACTGTAGCAaaaatacaattacaatatatatcCCTGACGGGGATACTAAAAATGTGTCTTTCAAATGTGACTGTTCTATCAGAGATGTGGCTGTAACTAAGGCAGGATCAATCTTAGTTACAGTCAGTCGGTCAGGAAATGCTATATTACGTGAATATACAACTGATGGTCGACTGATTGCACAATATGGTGATGTGTATAAAAGTGAGAATCCGTTTGGTATAGCGATTAGTAAACGTGAGCGTATAATTGTTAGTAGTCTACAAAGAAACAGAGTCCATATCTTCACAGACAGAAAGAAACATGCATTTTCATTCGGAACAGGGGGAGAAACTTTAGAACAATTTCTTTTTCCATATTACATTACAACAAATAGTAAAAATGACATCATAGTATCTGACAGCGGAAACCACAGAATCAAAGTGCACAAAACCGATGGAAGTATACGATGTATGTTTGGATCTCAAGGGTCCGCTTTAGGTTCTTTATTTTATCCAATGGGCATTTGTGTTGATGATTACgataatatttttgttgctGATGCAAACAATTACCGAGTACAGTTATTTTCACCAAAAGGTGAATTCCTGGCATGTCCAGTTCAAAACACATTCCAGCTGGGTATTGACGTTAAACCTGTCTGTGTGGCATACACGAAAAACCAGTTAATAGTATCTCTCCGAGGAACCAGATTTTCAGAAATTCAGATTTACGACTGTGATActtcaaaattcaaatcaaGGCCAAAGGTTTGCTGTAGTTGTTGTTTCTTCAGAGTAGGGCATACAGACGAACCACTGGAAGCATGGTCCTGA